Proteins found in one Pseudorasbora parva isolate DD20220531a chromosome 11, ASM2467924v1, whole genome shotgun sequence genomic segment:
- the LOC137092613 gene encoding protocadherin gamma-C5-like isoform X1 codes for MERRRSWPVLCLALSLMHLSVASGELRYSVPEEQKPGSVVGNIARDLGLSASRITERNLQVLSESNAQYFEVNPNGVLVIKETIDRERMCALSLTCSLHLQIVLQNPMEIHRVLVQIDDVNDNAPQFPNVNSSLEISEAAAPGTRFRLESARDPDVGINSLRTYSLSTSDYFALHVETKSDGSKIPELVLEKALDRETQAAFRLSLTAVDGGQPEKSGTTLLLIRVLDVNDNAPVFDEPVKRVSLLENSLPGTLVTKLNATDVDSGINGKISYLFSKYTPERIVKMFSVDSKSGEIRVVGDVDYEEATVYDITVQARDGGSPAMEGSCNVKVEIIDVNDNTPEVTLTSLTSPIREDAETGTAIALISAKDLDSGDNGKVTLRVSQGLPFKLKSAFGEHYTLVTDGRLDREAIDEYTVVVTATDSGSPPLSSQKTFAVRLSDVNDNAPVFSQNSYSVDVAENNAPGTPIVSISASDPDVGDNARLSYSILPSTLHGSPISSYVYINQENGNIFTMRSLDYEQMNAFKIEVQVRDAGAPPQASNVTVHVFVVDQNDNPPVILYPAHSEDAGLQLTVPHGAPVGHRVNKIVAVDPDSGHNAWLFYSIAPGDDSPLFHIEPHTGELRTAQKLMDDEQGGKTHPAYSFTVVVRDNGQPALSTSVSVTVTIEEKSADKSTDFRITQRKGAGMTDVTLYLIISLSCVTLVSLLTMAVLLVRCIKHKDGSACCYSRTGFRSRPAYQQRTHKDLHLQLNTDGPIRYMEVVGGPQEPHTRTYRPCYSTLSSRSDFVFVKTPMLSHNNTLNMTLTRKHLMNSAIEQKPPNADWRFTQNQRPGPSGAAATPEVAVGTGPWPNPPTEAEQLQALMAAANEVSEATNTLAPGTMGLSTRYSPQFTLQHVPDYRQNVYIPGSTATLTSNQQQPQQALPPPQAVAASQPEPPKAAQTPASKKKSTKKEKK; via the exons ATGGAGCGGAGACGCTCGTGGCCCGTGCTCTGCCTCGCGCTCTCCCTCATGCACCTCTCAGTCGCGTCTGGTGAGCTCCGTTATTCGGTACCGGAGGAACAGAAGCCGGGGTCTGTCGTTGGGAATATAGCCAGAGATTTGGGTCTCAGCGCCTCGAGGATTACTGAAAGAAACCTACAGGTCTTGTCGGAATCTAACGCGCAATATTTTGAGGTAAATCCTAACGGTGTCTTAGTTATTAAAGAGACGATAGACAGGGAGCGCATGTGCGCTTTAAGTTTGACTTGCTCTTTGCACCTTCAAATCGTTCTTCAGAACCCTATGGAAATCCACAGAGTTCTTGTTCAGATTGACGATGTAAACGACAACGCGCCGCAGTTTCCAAATGTGAATTCATCACTTGAGATTTCCGAGGCGGCCGCTCCAGGAACGCGATTCCGTTTGGAAAGCGCACGCGATCCCGATGTGGGCATTAACTCTCTGCGCACGTACAGCCTCTCCACGAGCGACTACTTTGCTTTACACGTGGAGACTAAAAGCGACGGCAGTAAAATTCCAGAGCTCGTCCTGGAAAAGGCTTTGGATCGTGAGACACAGGCCGCGTTTCGCCTCTCGCTCACGGCCGTGGACGGAGGACAGCCGGAGAAATCCGGGACCACCCTCCTTCTTATCAGGGTGCTGGACGTGAATGACAACGCGCCCGTGTTTGATGAGCCGGTGAAAAGGGTCAGTCTCTTGGAAAACTCTCTTCCAGGAACACTTGTGACAAAACTGAATGCCACTGATGTAGACTCTGGGATAAATGGGAAAATATCTTACTTGTTCAGTAAATATACACCAGAGAGAATAGTTAAAATGTTCAGCGTTGATTCTAAATCAGGGGAAATCCGTGTTGTGGGGGATGTGGATTATGAGGAAGCAACTGTGTATGACATCACAGTTCAAGCCAGGGACGGAGGCTCTCCCgccatggagggctcgtgcaaCGTCAAAGTGGAAATAATCGATGTGAATGATAACACTCCGGAGGTAACATTAACCTCCCTAACCAGCCCCATCCGGGAGGATGCTGAAACCGGCACTGCTATTGCCTTGATCAGTGCAAAAGACTTAGATTCTGGGGATAACGGGAAAGTCACACTTAGAGTATCCCAAGGACTTCCGTTTAAATTAAAGTCGGCCTTTGGGGAACACTACACGCTTGTGACCGACGGACGTCTAGACAGAGAGGCCATTGATGAGTACACCGTTGTTGTCACGGCGACCGACTCCGGCTCGCCTCCACTGTCCTCTCAGAAGACGTTTGCGGTCCGTCTGTCAGATGTTAATGATAATGCTCCAGTGTTCTCTCAGAACTCCTACTCAGTGGATGTAGCTGAAAATAACGCTCCTGGAACTCCAATAGTAAGCATCTCGGCTTCAGATCCAGATGTGGGTGACAATGCCCGACTGTCTTACTCCATCCTGCCCAGCACCCTCCACGGCAGCCCCATCTCCTCATACGTCTACATAAACCAAGAGAATGGCAACATCTTCACCATGCGCTCTCTGGACTACGAGCAAATGAACGCGTTCAAGATCGAGGTGCAGGTGCGTGATGCCGGAGCACCGCCACAAGCGTCTAATGTCACCGTGCACGTCTTTGTGGTCGACCAAAACGACAACCCGCCCGTCATCCTGTACCCTGCCCACTCTGAAGACGCAGGGCTCCAGCTGACCGTCCCACACGGCGCCCCTGTCGGCCATCGAGTGAACAAGATCGTCGCAGTTGACCCCGACAGCGGCCACAACGCCTGGCTCTTCTACAGCATCGCTCCCGGGGACGATTCACCGCTGTTTCACATCGAGCCGCACACGGGCGAGCTGAGAACCGCACAGAAACTCATGGACGACGAACAGGGCGGTAAAACTCACCCAGCTTACAGCTTCACAGTGGTCGTACGAGACAACGGCCAGCCGGCTCTGTCCACCAGCGTTTCGGTTACGGTCACCATAGAGGAGAAAAGCGCAGACAAATCTACAGACTTCCGAATTACCCAACGCAAGGGGGCCGGAATGACGGACGTCACGTTGTACCTCATAATCTCCCTGAGTTGTGTGACATTGGTGTCGCTGTTGACCATGGCGGTGCTCTTGGTACGATGCATCAAGCACAAGGACGGTTCGGCGTGCTGCTATTCCAGGACGGGCTTCCGTTCCCGGCCCGCTTACCAGCAGAGAACCCATAAGGACCTTCACCTCCAGCTTAACACTGACGGACCCATTAGATACATGGAGGTGGTCGGAGGGCCTCAAGAACCTCACACGCGGACCTACAGGCCCTGCTATTCAACGCTCTCCAGCAGGAGCGACTTTGTGTTTGTCAAGACTCCCATGTTGAGTCACAACAACACACTAAACATGACTTTGACTAGGAAGCACTTAATGAACTCAGCCATTGAG CAAAAACCACCCAACGCTGACTGGCGTTTCACACAGAACCAGAGGCCCGGGCCCAGCGG GGCTGCTGCCACTCCTGAGGTTGCCGTGGGAACCGGACCCTGGCCCAACCCCCCCACTGAGGCCGAGCAGCTCCAGGCGCTGATGGCCGCCGCTAACG